The Rhodobacter sp. 24-YEA-8 genome window below encodes:
- a CDS encoding helix-turn-helix transcriptional regulator has protein sequence MDEDLILKALAHPARRQMLAWMRTPEQHFPDQALPHDLGICAGQFARCGLAQSSVSAHLAVLTAAGLIVRERIGQWVFYRRDEAVIAAFRSALAAL, from the coding sequence ATGGATGAGGATCTGATCCTGAAGGCCCTGGCGCATCCGGCGCGGCGGCAGATGCTGGCCTGGATGCGCACGCCGGAGCAACATTTCCCCGACCAGGCGCTGCCCCATGATCTGGGTATCTGCGCCGGGCAGTTCGCGCGTTGCGGCCTCGCGCAATCTTCGGTTTCGGCACATCTTGCGGTGCTGACGGCGGCGGGGCTGATCGTGCGGGAGCGGATCGGACAATGGGTGTTCTATCGCCGGGACGAGGCGGTGATCGCCGCCTTTCGCAGCGCGCTGGCCGCTCTCTGA
- a CDS encoding HlyD family secretion protein, whose amino-acid sequence MSRSFLVPTIIAGVIGLAGLLLVLFAWHLPPFAPSAPTTENAYLRGRVTTISPQLSGYIAKVEVQDFQEVREGDVIAVLDDRIYRQKLAQAEAGLAGAKAAMEVAVQNVRSAEAVLESDAAALASADLAVQTARSDNSRTTSLRERGVATEAALEQTELALQKALTAQTQAQATMDVQREQLANAKVQIASAQAQIDNANAAVELTRIDLGNTVIRAPAAGKLGQIAVRVGQYVSPGTALVSHVGQDLWLIANFNEGSLNSLAVGQKVHFSVDALHGQVFTGVIESFSPATASEFSLIAGTNATGNFTKIAQRVPVRIGIDPGQARAELLAPGFSVVASVQPD is encoded by the coding sequence ATGAGCCGTTCCTTCCTTGTGCCCACCATTATCGCCGGGGTGATTGGCCTCGCCGGGCTGTTGCTGGTGCTTTTCGCCTGGCATCTGCCGCCTTTCGCACCCTCGGCCCCCACCACTGAAAACGCCTATCTGCGCGGTCGGGTCACCACGATCTCCCCGCAGCTTTCCGGCTATATCGCGAAAGTGGAGGTCCAGGATTTCCAGGAGGTGCGCGAGGGCGATGTGATCGCGGTGCTTGACGACCGCATCTACCGCCAGAAACTCGCCCAGGCCGAAGCCGGGCTGGCCGGCGCAAAAGCTGCGATGGAGGTCGCGGTGCAGAATGTACGCTCGGCCGAGGCGGTGCTGGAATCGGATGCGGCAGCGCTGGCCTCGGCCGATCTCGCGGTCCAGACGGCGCGCTCGGACAACAGCCGCACCACATCACTGCGCGAGCGCGGCGTGGCGACCGAGGCGGCGCTGGAACAGACAGAACTTGCGCTGCAAAAGGCACTGACCGCCCAGACCCAGGCCCAGGCAACGATGGATGTGCAGCGCGAACAGCTCGCCAATGCAAAGGTGCAGATCGCAAGCGCCCAGGCCCAGATCGACAATGCCAATGCCGCTGTGGAGCTCACCCGGATCGATCTCGGGAACACCGTGATCCGCGCGCCGGCTGCGGGCAAGCTGGGGCAGATCGCGGTCCGGGTCGGGCAATATGTCTCGCCCGGCACCGCGCTGGTCTCGCATGTCGGCCAGGATCTCTGGCTGATCGCGAATTTCAATGAGGGCAGCCTGAACAGCCTCGCCGTCGGGCAGAAAGTGCATTTCAGCGTCGATGCGCTGCATGGCCAGGTCTTTACCGGCGTGATCGAGAGTTTCTCGCCCGCCACGGCCTCGGAATTCAGCCTGATCGCCGGCACCAATGCCACCGGCAATTTCACCAAGATAGCGCAGCGTGTGCCGGTCCGGATCGGGATTGACCCCGGCCAGGCGCGGGCCGAACTGCTGGCGCCTGGATTCTCGGTGGTGGCCTCGGTGCAGCCCGACTGA